One genomic region from Amycolatopsis sp. FBCC-B4732 encodes:
- a CDS encoding AAA family ATPase, with translation MRPVLLEMTGFASFREKTEVSFADTDYFALVGPTGAGKSTVIDALTFALYGSVARWDHEGLVAPALAPTANRATVRLVFDAGGTRYHVVREVRRSGGKKPTVSVKNVRLERLVDPTALGGPEDDADPVAADSEVTPAVERLLGLTFKHFCTCVALPQGDFAEFLHAKAADRQKILIKLLGLEVYERIGRRAGVTAEQQKQRAAVLTEQLGSYADATAEAVDALAARMTALAELDARVTAALPGLNDATRAHDEARQRVAALTKELSVLDALERPDGVEDLETRRRAAVDATTAARAGLEAGEAADEAARAALAAAPDRGELERIRAARAELAEAEKALPGLEEAAKSATAAKTAASAAVAEAVAAVESARKTRDTTARAAEDAAARAEASRRERDRLSGVRPPADLGDLSEEAARVAKRTAEADARLRAAETADAEARAALAAQPDVAPLAAARSDARTLYAVAEAQRKAAPEQAARRTELEAARSAFADADAEVTAAKAAVTEADRAGQALGLRAGLAVGHPCPVCEQEVAALPDAGGHAHLAEARERLERAEAARAAAESALRKLERAVDRDADSAASAAAQAEELREVLAGVAGPPESVVLRRPVEAAFSEQDYADLVTAVRERGEWLSATIDARTRVAEAATAADRELAAARTGRAAAQREADVVEKSFAAAKEALRAARDPLVELGAPAVDTGDVPAGWRLLTSWAASAVEDRRTALAALEAAAEAAGKEAVVAADDLASAERAAEQRRKQAEEAALAEQSASTAVTTTRRRHGELVETLKDAPSAEAVTEQLARVAELERAAKAADAGLRTARAAAKQAAEAQARVAEQVAAERQRLSRARDPLVGLGAPPIDGESLLAAWTALTDWAAGQASEHRDRLAAAGTAEREAAEALRAAERAVAGDITALEVELPEGSVRDRAPVALATARARAEADHTEMKRRVAHVAGLQADIAAAEAESQVARLLADLLRSDKFPRWLIAGALDTLVAEASASLLELSGGQFELTHDKGDFLVVDHNEADARRPVKTLSGGETFQASLSLALALSSQLGAMAAEGATRLESIFLDEGFGTLDEATLDVVASTLENLAATGSRMVGVITHVPALAERVPVRFLVTRDGSGSHIGREGA, from the coding sequence ATGCGGCCAGTGCTGCTGGAGATGACCGGCTTCGCGTCCTTCCGCGAGAAGACCGAAGTCAGCTTCGCGGACACCGACTACTTCGCCCTCGTCGGGCCGACCGGCGCGGGCAAGAGCACCGTGATCGACGCGCTCACCTTCGCCCTCTACGGCTCCGTCGCCCGCTGGGACCACGAAGGCCTGGTCGCGCCCGCGCTCGCGCCGACGGCGAACCGGGCCACCGTGCGGCTGGTGTTCGACGCGGGCGGCACGCGCTACCACGTCGTGCGGGAAGTCCGGCGCAGCGGCGGGAAGAAACCCACGGTCAGCGTCAAGAACGTCCGCCTGGAACGGCTGGTCGACCCCACCGCGCTCGGCGGGCCGGAGGACGACGCCGACCCGGTCGCCGCGGACTCCGAGGTCACCCCGGCGGTCGAACGCCTGCTCGGGTTGACGTTCAAGCACTTCTGCACCTGCGTGGCGCTGCCGCAGGGCGACTTCGCGGAGTTCCTGCACGCCAAGGCCGCCGACCGGCAGAAGATCCTCATCAAGCTGCTGGGCCTGGAGGTCTACGAGCGGATCGGCCGCCGCGCCGGTGTGACGGCGGAGCAGCAGAAGCAGCGGGCGGCCGTCCTCACCGAACAGCTGGGCAGCTACGCCGACGCGACCGCGGAGGCCGTCGACGCGCTCGCCGCGCGGATGACCGCCCTCGCCGAGCTGGACGCGCGCGTGACCGCGGCCCTGCCCGGGCTGAACGACGCGACCCGCGCGCACGACGAAGCGCGGCAACGCGTCGCCGCGCTGACGAAGGAACTGAGCGTCCTCGACGCGCTGGAACGCCCGGACGGCGTCGAAGACCTCGAAACCCGGCGCCGGGCGGCGGTCGACGCGACGACGGCCGCGCGGGCCGGGCTGGAAGCCGGTGAGGCGGCGGACGAAGCGGCTCGTGCCGCGCTGGCCGCCGCGCCGGACCGCGGCGAGCTGGAACGGATCCGCGCCGCCCGCGCGGAACTCGCCGAAGCCGAGAAGGCACTCCCGGGCCTGGAAGAAGCGGCGAAATCGGCAACGGCGGCGAAGACGGCCGCGTCGGCGGCGGTCGCCGAAGCCGTGGCCGCGGTCGAGTCGGCCCGCAAGACCCGGGACACCACCGCCCGCGCCGCCGAGGACGCGGCCGCGCGGGCGGAGGCGTCCCGCCGGGAACGCGACCGGCTGAGCGGGGTGCGGCCGCCCGCGGATCTCGGCGACCTGTCGGAAGAGGCGGCGCGGGTGGCGAAGCGCACGGCCGAGGCCGACGCCCGCCTGCGCGCCGCCGAGACCGCCGACGCCGAAGCCCGCGCGGCGCTGGCCGCGCAGCCCGACGTCGCCCCGCTGGCCGCCGCGCGCTCCGACGCCCGGACGCTCTACGCGGTCGCCGAAGCCCAGCGCAAGGCCGCGCCCGAGCAGGCCGCGCGCCGGACGGAACTCGAAGCGGCGCGAAGCGCCTTCGCCGATGCCGACGCCGAAGTCACCGCGGCGAAGGCGGCGGTGACCGAAGCCGACCGGGCCGGGCAGGCGCTGGGCCTGCGGGCCGGGCTCGCCGTCGGGCACCCGTGCCCGGTGTGCGAGCAGGAAGTCGCGGCGCTGCCCGACGCCGGCGGGCACGCCCACCTCGCCGAGGCGCGGGAACGCCTGGAGCGGGCCGAAGCCGCCCGCGCCGCCGCCGAGTCCGCGCTGCGCAAGCTGGAACGGGCCGTGGACCGCGACGCCGACTCCGCCGCGTCGGCGGCCGCGCAGGCGGAAGAACTGCGCGAGGTGCTCGCGGGAGTGGCCGGACCACCGGAGTCGGTGGTCCTGCGCCGCCCCGTCGAGGCGGCGTTTTCCGAGCAGGACTACGCGGATCTCGTCACGGCCGTGCGGGAGCGGGGCGAGTGGCTGTCGGCGACGATCGACGCCCGCACCCGCGTCGCCGAGGCCGCGACCGCCGCCGACCGGGAGCTGGCGGCGGCCCGCACCGGCCGCGCGGCCGCACAGCGCGAGGCCGACGTCGTCGAAAAGTCGTTCGCCGCGGCCAAGGAAGCACTGCGGGCGGCCCGCGATCCCCTGGTGGAGCTGGGCGCGCCCGCGGTCGACACCGGGGACGTCCCGGCGGGCTGGCGGCTGCTGACGTCGTGGGCGGCGTCGGCGGTCGAGGACCGGCGGACCGCGCTGGCCGCGCTCGAAGCGGCCGCCGAAGCCGCGGGCAAGGAAGCCGTCGTCGCGGCGGACGACCTCGCCTCCGCCGAACGGGCCGCCGAGCAGCGGCGGAAGCAAGCGGAGGAAGCGGCGCTGGCCGAGCAGTCGGCGAGCACCGCGGTGACCACGACCCGGCGCCGGCACGGTGAACTGGTCGAAACGCTGAAGGACGCGCCGTCGGCCGAAGCCGTCACCGAGCAGCTCGCGCGGGTCGCCGAACTGGAACGAGCCGCGAAAGCCGCCGACGCCGGCCTGCGGACCGCCCGCGCGGCCGCGAAACAAGCGGCGGAAGCCCAGGCCCGCGTCGCCGAGCAGGTGGCGGCGGAACGGCAGCGGCTGTCCCGCGCACGCGATCCCCTCGTCGGTCTGGGTGCGCCGCCGATCGACGGCGAAAGCCTGCTCGCCGCCTGGACCGCGTTGACGGACTGGGCGGCCGGGCAGGCGAGCGAGCACCGCGACCGGCTGGCCGCCGCCGGCACCGCCGAGCGCGAGGCCGCCGAAGCGTTGCGGGCGGCCGAACGCGCGGTCGCGGGCGACATCACCGCGCTCGAGGTCGAGCTGCCCGAAGGATCGGTGCGGGACCGGGCGCCGGTGGCCCTCGCGACCGCGCGGGCCCGCGCCGAAGCCGACCACACGGAAATGAAGCGGCGCGTGGCGCACGTGGCGGGGCTGCAGGCCGACATCGCGGCCGCGGAGGCGGAGTCGCAGGTCGCGCGGCTGCTCGCGGATCTGCTGCGCTCGGACAAGTTCCCGCGCTGGCTCATCGCGGGTGCGCTCGACACGCTGGTCGCCGAGGCGTCGGCGTCGCTGCTCGAACTCTCCGGCGGCCAGTTCGAGCTCACCCACGACAAGGGCGATTTCCTGGTGGTGGACCACAACGAGGCCGACGCGCGGCGCCCGGTCAAGACGCTGTCCGGCGGGGAGACGTTCCAGGCGTCGCTTTCGCTGGCGCTGGCGTTGTCGTCGCAGCTCGGCGCGATGGCCGCGG
- a CDS encoding exonuclease SbcCD subunit D, translated as MKFLHTSDWHVGKTLKGRNRLDEQRAVLGEIVRIARKEEFDAVLVAGDLYETSAPSAAAQELVVQALMALRETGAEVLAIAGNHDHAATFEAYRPLLRKAGIHLTGNPRPAADGGVVSFDARSTGERVNVAVLPFLSQRYAVRAAELITGTPADNVGEYDQRVRDIVERLKEGFTPGAVNLVMAHLTVTGGALGGGERAAQSIFEYHVPATAFGADPHYVALGHLHRRQSLPAACPVHYSGSPFAVDFGEQDNKSVVLAVEVSPTTPAKITDLPMTAGRRLRTVHGTVAELTGRAAEFGEDYLRVYVREATRAGLREEIQEALPNALEIRIDPEFAAPITTSAGDRAIADRSPGELFASYCEERTVDDKRVQSLFARLHDEETSGV; from the coding sequence GTGAAGTTCCTGCACACCTCCGATTGGCACGTCGGCAAGACGCTCAAGGGCCGCAACCGGCTCGACGAGCAGCGCGCGGTGCTCGGCGAAATCGTCCGGATCGCGCGGAAGGAGGAGTTCGACGCGGTCCTCGTCGCGGGTGACCTGTACGAGACGTCGGCGCCTTCGGCCGCCGCGCAGGAGCTCGTGGTGCAGGCGCTGATGGCGCTGCGCGAGACCGGTGCCGAGGTGCTGGCCATCGCCGGGAACCACGACCACGCCGCGACGTTCGAGGCGTACCGGCCGCTGCTGCGCAAAGCGGGCATCCACCTCACCGGGAACCCGCGCCCGGCCGCCGACGGCGGGGTCGTGTCGTTCGACGCGCGGTCGACCGGCGAGCGCGTCAACGTCGCCGTGCTGCCCTTCCTTTCCCAGCGCTACGCGGTCCGCGCCGCCGAGCTGATCACCGGGACCCCGGCGGACAACGTCGGCGAGTACGACCAGCGCGTGCGCGACATTGTGGAACGCCTCAAGGAAGGCTTCACACCCGGCGCGGTCAACCTCGTCATGGCGCACCTGACGGTGACCGGCGGCGCGCTGGGCGGCGGCGAGCGCGCGGCGCAGTCCATCTTCGAGTACCACGTGCCCGCCACGGCGTTCGGCGCCGACCCGCACTACGTCGCGCTCGGTCACCTGCACCGCCGCCAGTCGCTGCCCGCCGCGTGCCCGGTGCACTACAGCGGTTCGCCGTTCGCCGTCGACTTCGGCGAGCAGGACAACAAGAGCGTGGTGCTCGCCGTCGAGGTTTCGCCGACGACGCCGGCGAAGATCACGGACCTGCCGATGACCGCGGGGCGGCGGCTGCGGACCGTCCACGGCACGGTGGCCGAGCTGACCGGCCGCGCGGCGGAGTTCGGCGAGGACTACCTGCGCGTCTACGTCCGCGAGGCGACCAGGGCCGGGCTGCGCGAGGAAATCCAGGAGGCCCTGCCCAACGCCCTGGAAATCCGCATCGACCCGGAGTTCGCCGCGCCGATCACGACGTCGGCGGGCGACCGCGCGATCGCGGACCGCTCACCGGGGGAGCTGTTCGCGTCCTACTGCGAAGAACGGACCGTCGACGACAAGCGCGTCCAGTCGCTCTTCGCGCGGCTGCACGACGAAGAGACGAGCGGGGTGTGA
- a CDS encoding ATP-binding protein, whose product MDQETLTTVVGRVAGTEDSTPLQFSVAIDPEAYLQLDDVVVTRRDLPGLGEVTSYGVVTQVSARHEGASFGSDVFLISDGVLPAQVQEIAEIATTRVEPECYVPPKPGAVVSRAVGEDRAQALYFDNMTRQVAVGLGRDGEPVFLNMDFLDGTRGAHVSISGVSGVATKTSFALFLLHSIFRGGALPNAHNAKALVFSVKGEDLLFLDTPNVHLDEKLKAGYAKLGLPAEPFASVGFYAPPTPSDTTGKPYVTGRTSGVGAFWWTIAEFCAKDLLPYVFADAEDERNQYTMVIHQVANRLRLDSTPAGKDGAANVDGVLCRTYAELVDVVCERVTDEETRASWAGAVTGAGTVNAFIRRLRSSQRALSGLIRGDLADHPARSLSTENQQVTVVDIHNLVERAQRFVVGVTLAAETARKEAAGPGGLLFTMLDELNKYAPREGSSPIKEVLLDIAERGRSLGVILIGAQQTASEVERRIVSNSSVRIVGRLDAAEASRPEYGFLPQSQRVRATLATPGTMFVSQPEIPVPIAVGFPFPAWATRLSEAGQVPVKTASAKKADPFAGLPSGSADPFGDDPPPF is encoded by the coding sequence GTGGACCAGGAGACGCTCACCACCGTGGTCGGACGGGTGGCAGGCACCGAGGACTCGACGCCGCTGCAGTTCAGCGTGGCCATCGATCCGGAAGCCTATCTGCAGCTCGACGACGTCGTCGTGACCCGGCGGGATCTGCCGGGGCTCGGGGAAGTCACCTCTTACGGCGTGGTCACGCAGGTGAGCGCGCGGCACGAAGGCGCCAGCTTCGGCAGCGACGTCTTCCTGATCTCCGACGGTGTCCTGCCCGCGCAGGTGCAGGAGATCGCCGAGATCGCCACCACCCGCGTCGAACCCGAGTGCTACGTGCCGCCCAAGCCGGGCGCCGTCGTCTCGCGCGCCGTGGGGGAAGATCGCGCGCAGGCGCTGTACTTCGACAACATGACCCGCCAGGTGGCGGTCGGCCTCGGCCGCGACGGCGAACCCGTCTTCCTCAACATGGACTTCCTCGACGGCACGCGGGGTGCGCACGTCAGCATCAGCGGGGTCTCCGGCGTGGCCACCAAGACGTCGTTCGCGTTGTTCCTGCTGCACTCGATCTTCCGCGGCGGCGCCCTGCCCAACGCCCACAACGCCAAGGCCCTCGTCTTCTCCGTGAAGGGCGAGGACCTGCTGTTCCTCGACACCCCGAACGTCCACCTCGACGAGAAGCTCAAGGCCGGGTACGCCAAGCTCGGCCTGCCCGCGGAGCCGTTCGCCTCCGTCGGGTTCTACGCGCCGCCGACGCCGTCGGACACCACGGGGAAGCCTTACGTCACCGGGCGGACCTCGGGGGTCGGCGCGTTCTGGTGGACCATCGCGGAGTTCTGCGCGAAGGACCTGCTGCCCTACGTCTTCGCCGACGCCGAGGACGAGCGCAACCAGTACACGATGGTCATCCACCAGGTCGCGAACCGGTTGCGGCTGGACAGCACCCCGGCCGGCAAGGACGGCGCGGCCAACGTCGACGGCGTGCTCTGCCGCACCTACGCGGAACTCGTCGACGTCGTCTGCGAACGCGTCACCGACGAGGAAACCCGCGCGAGCTGGGCGGGTGCGGTCACCGGTGCGGGCACGGTCAACGCGTTCATCCGCCGCCTGCGCTCCAGCCAGCGCGCGCTGTCCGGCCTCATCCGCGGCGACCTCGCGGACCACCCCGCGCGCTCGTTGTCCACGGAGAACCAGCAGGTGACCGTGGTGGACATCCACAACCTCGTCGAACGCGCGCAGCGGTTCGTGGTCGGGGTGACGCTGGCGGCGGAGACCGCGCGCAAGGAAGCCGCCGGCCCGGGCGGGTTGCTGTTCACCATGCTGGACGAGCTCAACAAGTACGCGCCGCGGGAAGGCAGCAGCCCCATCAAGGAGGTGCTGCTGGACATCGCCGAGCGCGGCCGCTCCCTCGGCGTCATCCTGATCGGCGCGCAGCAGACCGCCAGCGAGGTCGAGCGCCGGATCGTCAGCAACAGCTCGGTGCGGATCGTCGGGCGCCTCGACGCCGCCGAGGCTTCGCGGCCCGAGTACGGCTTCCTGCCGCAGAGCCAGCGGGTCCGCGCGACGCTCGCCACGCCGGGCACGATGTTCGTGAGCCAGCCGGAGATCCCGGTGCCGATCGCCGTCGGCTTCCCGTTCCCGGCCTGGGCCACGCGGCTTTCCGAGGCCGGTCAGGTGCCGGTGAAGACGGCGTCGGCGAAGAAGGCCGATCCCTTCGCCGGCCTGCCCTCGGGCAGCGCCGACCCCTTCGGTGACGACCCGCCGCCCTTCTGA
- a CDS encoding HU family DNA-binding protein → MTNKAQLIEALSERLGDKKVASQAVDGLVDIIIRTVNKGEKVNITGFGVFEKRARAARTARNPRTGEAVRVKKTNVPAFRAGTTFKDVISGTKKLPKATPVKRAAAATTTRATATKAAAAAPAKATTTRTTRAAAAKPATTRATTTRTRAAAAKPAAKATATKAAPKTAAKTTAAKATTAKATTTRAKAAAKPAATKTAAAKKPAAAKAPAKRTSAAKKK, encoded by the coding sequence ATGACGAACAAGGCCCAGCTGATCGAGGCGCTGTCGGAGCGTCTGGGCGACAAGAAGGTGGCTTCGCAGGCCGTTGACGGTCTGGTGGACATCATCATCCGGACGGTCAACAAGGGCGAGAAGGTCAACATCACCGGCTTCGGTGTGTTCGAGAAGCGCGCCCGCGCCGCTCGTACCGCGCGCAACCCGCGCACCGGTGAGGCCGTGCGCGTCAAGAAGACCAACGTGCCCGCCTTCCGCGCCGGCACGACCTTCAAGGACGTCATCTCCGGCACCAAGAAGCTGCCGAAGGCCACCCCGGTCAAGCGCGCCGCCGCGGCGACGACGACCCGCGCGACCGCCACCAAGGCCGCCGCCGCGGCCCCGGCCAAGGCCACCACCACCCGCACCACGCGGGCGGCCGCCGCCAAGCCGGCCACCACGCGGGCGACCACCACGCGCACCCGCGCCGCCGCCGCCAAGCCGGCCGCCAAGGCCACCGCCACCAAGGCGGCCCCGAAGACCGCGGCGAAGACCACCGCGGCCAAGGCCACCACGGCGAAGGCCACCACCACCCGCGCCAAGGCCGCCGCCAAGCCGGCCGCGACCAAGACCGCCGCGGCGAAGAAGCCCGCCGCCGCCAAGGCTCCGGCCAAGCGCACCTCCGCCGCCAAGAAGAAGTAG
- a CDS encoding Lsr2 family protein, producing MAQKVLVEILDDIDGSKAAQTVQFGLDGVTYEIDLSDDNAASLRDELARYVSAGRRIGGRKVRVATGQSTTTSTTDRERNQQIRAWANANGYEVSERGRLSSEVIAAYEQAQVEEAETPAAAPRKRAPRKKVAAAKK from the coding sequence GTGGCCCAGAAAGTCCTCGTCGAGATCCTGGACGACATCGACGGCAGCAAAGCCGCCCAGACCGTTCAGTTCGGCCTCGACGGCGTCACCTACGAAATCGACCTGTCGGACGACAACGCCGCCAGCCTGCGCGACGAACTGGCCCGCTACGTCTCGGCCGGCCGTCGCATCGGTGGCCGCAAGGTCCGCGTGGCCACCGGCCAGTCGACGACGACCAGCACGACCGACCGCGAGCGCAACCAGCAGATCCGCGCCTGGGCCAACGCGAACGGCTACGAGGTCTCCGAGCGCGGCCGCCTTTCTTCCGAGGTGATCGCGGCTTACGAGCAGGCCCAGGTCGAGGAAGCGGAAACCCCCGCGGCCGCCCCGCGCAAGCGTGCCCCGCGCAAGAAGGTCGCCGCCGCGAAGAAGTAA
- a CDS encoding iron-containing alcohol dehydrogenase family protein — MRLSVEPGGRTEYGPGVVAELPAFVEVVGHARVFVVTDRGLRATGIVGRVEKILARAGIEYVVHEDVGPNPSTAELDRGAARLRAFGDAAVLALGGGSALDAAKGISLLAGNPAAAAADADRLWDAAGGLPLIAVPTTSGTGAETNGFGVTEDVRACRKVYIGHPSVKPRIAVLDPELTVGLPAPVTAASGLDALVHGIESLSSRGSSPISAAYATQAISLVGRWLPVAFRDGGDLQARAQVMLGAHLAGHALTLSGLGLVHGIGHALTAHTGTPHGVALAAVLEEVMEFSVEAAASAYESTAWALRVTPATAEAAIGAVREVSGVLGIKRPVRELGVDRARIAVIAADAVADAVTKNAPRLPAEAEVVSLLESVY; from the coding sequence ATGCGCTTGTCCGTGGAGCCGGGCGGCCGCACTGAATACGGCCCCGGCGTCGTCGCCGAACTGCCCGCTTTCGTCGAGGTGGTGGGGCACGCCCGGGTGTTCGTGGTCACCGACCGCGGCCTGCGGGCCACCGGGATCGTCGGCCGCGTCGAGAAGATCCTGGCGCGGGCCGGGATCGAGTACGTCGTGCACGAAGACGTGGGGCCGAACCCGTCGACGGCCGAGCTGGACCGCGGTGCCGCCCGCTTGCGCGCGTTCGGCGACGCGGCCGTGCTCGCGCTCGGCGGGGGTTCCGCGCTGGACGCGGCGAAGGGGATTTCCCTGCTCGCGGGCAACCCGGCGGCCGCCGCCGCGGACGCCGACCGCCTGTGGGACGCCGCCGGCGGGCTGCCGCTGATCGCGGTCCCGACGACGTCGGGGACCGGTGCGGAGACCAACGGCTTCGGCGTCACCGAGGACGTCCGCGCCTGCCGCAAGGTCTACATCGGACACCCGTCGGTGAAGCCGCGGATCGCCGTGCTGGATCCCGAGCTGACGGTGGGGTTGCCTGCGCCGGTCACGGCCGCTTCGGGGCTGGATGCCCTGGTCCACGGCATCGAGTCGCTGTCTTCACGCGGGTCCAGCCCGATCTCGGCCGCGTACGCCACGCAGGCGATCAGCCTCGTCGGCCGCTGGTTGCCGGTCGCGTTCCGGGACGGCGGGGATCTCCAGGCGCGTGCTCAGGTCATGCTGGGGGCGCACCTGGCGGGGCACGCGTTGACGCTGTCGGGACTCGGGCTGGTCCACGGCATCGGGCACGCGCTGACCGCACACACCGGGACGCCGCACGGTGTCGCGCTGGCCGCCGTGCTGGAGGAGGTCATGGAGTTCAGCGTGGAGGCGGCCGCTTCGGCTTACGAGAGCACGGCGTGGGCGCTGCGGGTGACGCCGGCTACGGCGGAGGCGGCGATCGGGGCGGTGCGGGAGGTTTCCGGCGTGCTCGGCATCAAACGGCCGGTGCGGGAGCTGGGGGTGGACCGGGCGAGGATCGCGGTCATCGCGGCGGACGCGGTGGCTGACGCTGTGACGAAGAACGCGCCGAGGCTGCCTGCGGAAGCCGAGGTCGTCTCGCTGCTCGAGTCGGTTTACTGA
- a CDS encoding mandelate racemase/muconate lactonizing enzyme family protein — translation MKITAVTLDRLRLELDPPLCAAWDPDPRRYFDATVVRVHTDQGVTGVGSGDTMAGFEAVEHLFLGEDPLDIVRHVKAIETANFHGGRFWPLEAALWDVIGQVAGLPVAALFGNAARALPAYASSAELKPPGERAETALRAREAGFRAMKIRIDRDRVAEGVAAVAAVREALGPDFGIMVDLNQSWRMAGDTGAAADLAGTRKLVRRLAELDVLWVEEPLPYHDLAGFRTLRAENPGVRIAAGEMQHSVPELLRYLEEDVLDVYQMDVVLAVGMLRARTLAELAQLKHRAFTPHSWTNGIGVLANLHVSAGVGGGPYFEFPWDPPGWTPERRDFMLAEPVLINAAGEVEVPRRPGLGVELDEEAVRRWRI, via the coding sequence GTGAAGATCACCGCCGTCACTCTCGATCGGCTGCGGCTCGAGCTCGATCCGCCGTTGTGCGCGGCCTGGGATCCGGATCCGCGCCGGTACTTCGACGCCACCGTCGTGCGCGTGCACACCGACCAAGGTGTCACCGGCGTCGGCTCCGGTGACACCATGGCCGGCTTCGAGGCCGTCGAGCACCTGTTCCTCGGTGAAGATCCCCTCGACATCGTCCGGCACGTCAAGGCGATCGAGACCGCCAACTTCCACGGCGGCCGCTTCTGGCCGCTGGAGGCCGCGCTCTGGGACGTCATCGGCCAGGTCGCCGGCCTGCCCGTGGCGGCGCTCTTCGGGAACGCCGCCCGCGCGCTGCCCGCGTACGCCTCCTCGGCCGAGCTGAAGCCGCCGGGGGAGCGGGCCGAAACCGCACTGCGGGCCCGGGAAGCCGGGTTCCGGGCGATGAAGATCCGGATCGACCGGGACCGCGTGGCCGAAGGTGTCGCCGCCGTCGCCGCCGTGCGGGAGGCGCTCGGCCCGGACTTCGGGATCATGGTCGACCTCAACCAGTCCTGGCGGATGGCCGGGGACACCGGCGCCGCGGCCGACCTGGCCGGGACGCGGAAGCTCGTGCGCCGGCTCGCCGAGCTGGACGTGCTCTGGGTCGAGGAACCGTTGCCCTACCACGACCTCGCCGGGTTCAGGACCCTCCGTGCCGAGAACCCGGGCGTGCGGATCGCCGCGGGAGAGATGCAGCACTCGGTGCCGGAGCTGCTGCGCTACCTGGAAGAGGACGTCCTGGACGTCTACCAGATGGACGTCGTGCTCGCGGTCGGCATGCTCCGCGCGCGCACGCTGGCCGAGCTGGCGCAGCTCAAGCACCGCGCGTTCACGCCGCACAGCTGGACCAACGGCATCGGCGTGCTGGCCAACCTGCACGTCTCGGCCGGCGTCGGCGGCGGGCCGTACTTCGAGTTCCCCTGGGACCCGCCCGGGTGGACGCCCGAACGCCGCGACTTCATGCTCGCCGAACCGGTGCTGATCAACGCCGCCGGCGAGGTCGAGGTGCCGCGGCGGCCCGGGCTCGGCGTCGAACTGGACGAAGAGGCGGTGCGACGGTGGCGGATCTGA
- a CDS encoding IclR family transcriptional regulator, which yields MPTPARHQGHGLRRDLDLLEALASPEAQRAGELGVVRLAQLTGREKSQVSRALKALAEEGVVERDPDTLGYRLGWRLFSLVARTVEDRLVRTAEPVMRELSAELEETSHLCVLRDQEVLTLLSVSGHSFRVHDWEGRGVPAHRTSAGRVLLSDATPDELYVRFAAAPEAPALPELWLRIQEARRAGYAQVREEFEPGLAGVSAPIRDFRGRVVAALNVSAPACRLSERLEAAGEETAKAAATISAHLGWESRPQPARLT from the coding sequence ATGCCCACCCCCGCCCGGCACCAGGGTCACGGCCTGCGCCGCGACCTGGACCTGCTGGAGGCACTGGCCTCCCCCGAGGCGCAGCGAGCGGGTGAGCTGGGCGTGGTCCGCCTCGCCCAGCTCACCGGCCGCGAGAAGAGCCAGGTGTCCCGCGCTTTGAAGGCCCTGGCCGAGGAGGGAGTGGTCGAGCGCGACCCGGACACCCTCGGCTACCGCCTGGGCTGGCGCCTGTTTTCGCTGGTCGCCCGAACGGTCGAAGACCGCCTGGTGCGCACCGCCGAACCGGTGATGCGCGAACTGTCGGCCGAGCTCGAGGAGACGAGCCACCTCTGCGTGCTGCGCGACCAGGAGGTGTTGACGCTGCTGTCGGTGTCGGGCCATTCGTTCCGAGTCCACGACTGGGAAGGCCGAGGCGTCCCGGCCCACCGCACCTCGGCGGGCCGGGTGCTGCTGTCCGACGCCACCCCGGACGAGCTGTACGTCCGCTTCGCCGCTGCTCCCGAGGCGCCTGCACTGCCGGAGCTGTGGCTACGCATCCAGGAAGCCCGCCGGGCCGGTTACGCCCAGGTCCGAGAGGAGTTCGAGCCGGGGCTGGCAGGGGTCTCAGCCCCGATCCGAGACTTCCGCGGCCGCGTGGTGGCGGCGTTGAACGTCTCGGCACCGGCTTGCCGCTTGAGCGAGCGTCTGGAGGCCGCCGGCGAGGAGACAGCAAAGGCAGCGGCAACGATTTCCGCCCACCTGGGCTGGGAGTCCCGCCCGCAACCGGCCCGCCTCACCTGA